In the Cytophagia bacterium CHB2 genome, CTGGGAGGATTTTCCGCGTTCGCAAATCGAATCCACTCCTCCGCATCTTTCAGCGTGTACGGATGCGGAAACGTGTCACGCAGGTTGCGCCAGATGCTGCGATTGTTGGCATGCCGCACCAGCGAGGCTTCGTCGCCGCGTTGCCAGGGACGAATGGTGTAGCGGGTGAGTTTGAGTTCCATCATTAACGTACAATCCGTAAACCGAACGAGGCGGAGCCAAAAAGATAATCAACAAACCACGGATTTTATGGCGCAGCTATGCCGCAATCAAAAATTTTGAAGCCACCGATGAACACGGATTTTCACGGATTTTTTGTTAACATTTTTTGAGAAGAGTTCAAAGAAGAACCGGTGCGCATTTACAATCGGGAATCATCTCACCCACATCCGTGTTTCATCAGTGTGCATCTGTGGCCATAAAAATGTTTTAAAAAAACAAAATGTTGCAGATTTGCAGTACGGATTGGCTTTTCCAATAATCTGTGAAATCGTGAAATCCATGTAATCCGTGGTTAAATTCTTTACTTTTTTGCAGCGATTTTGCTATAAAGGCACTAACGTTCTGCAACGGCTTGGCCGTGGCTGAACTGCTGCTGCTCAATCCTCGCGGTGTCACTTCGGCAGCGAGGTTTTCACCAGCACCACACACATCGAATCTGAGAAGCTTTCGTTGACGATGACGCTGTTGGGCACTTCGCCGCGCAGCGCGCCAAAGGCTGTGGCATAATCATTCCTCTGCCATTCCAACACATAGGCCGCCCAGCGGCTGGCGTCGATTAAGGCCGCTTGTTTGGCCTTGTTCTGTGCAATTGCCGCGATGCTTTCGCCCGGAGGAACTTTGCCGCGCCCGATAGTCCAAATCACGCCGGCAGCAGCATCGATCGCTTGCGCGCCGAATTCGCGGCGTAAGGCAGCGTCATCCGGTTGCCGCATGATTTTTTCTTCGAGAGTTAAAAGCGCCCGCCTTGCAGCCTCGTCCGGAACACGCGCTTCTGTGCCGGTTTGACTGCCCTCGGCTACGGAAATAGCGCCTTCAGATTGAGAATCAGGTTCTCGCGGCGCATCGCCGCCCTGGCAGGCAGATAACGCCAGAATGATTGCCCCACTCAACAAAAATGGCTTCACGACAGATTCTCCTCATTTCTTCTTTTTCTTCTTCCTGTTTTGGCGGCGCGATTTTTTGGCCATGGCCTTCTTGTTTTTGGCTTTGGCGGCATCGCGTTTTTTGCGGTTATTGTGAAACAGCGGCGCAATCACTTCGTTTTGACTTTCCTCGCCGCCAGTCATTTCATCTTCCTCACCCTCATCCCAATCATCGTCTTCAGAAATGCTGTCAAAAACAGAATAAGTGGGCCTGGTTTTGCGCGCTTCAAGCAGGGCGAATTCGATTTGTACATCCTCCCAATCGCCGGCAATGGTGGGATCAATGGCCTCGGCCACAAATGCCCGCTCGATTTCCGGCGCGGCCTCGACCGCTTTGAGATCGAGTAAATTCGCCAAAATAAATCCGTTGAGGCTGGGATGGTTGTTTTCCGCTTGTTTTATGGCGGCCGTCAGTTGCTTGACGCATGCTTCCCGGAACTCCGGATGCCATTTTCCGATTTCACACAGGCTGTCTCCGGCATAAGTACGGGGATACATTTTGTTCGCCGGATTCAAGAGAATTTCTGCCAGCACCGGGATGGCCGCCGGGCCGATCATGCCCAGGATTTGGGGAAGCTCCAAAGGCGCCCATTGGTCGTCGGGTTCAACGTATTTGAAAAAATTTATCAA is a window encoding:
- a CDS encoding PBS lyase: MNTSYPPPVDKLLTYGDCRNFRDWPDYLALGFTREHVDDLIRMATSEELNWGDSDSLAVWAPVHAWRVLGQLRAAAAIAPLINFFKYVEPDDQWAPLELPQILGMIGPAAIPVLAEILLNPANKMYPRTYAGDSLCEIGKWHPEFREACVKQLTAAIKQAENNHPSLNGFILANLLDLKAVEAAPEIERAFVAEAIDPTIAGDWEDVQIEFALLEARKTRPTYSVFDSISEDDDWDEGEEDEMTGGEESQNEVIAPLFHNNRKKRDAAKAKNKKAMAKKSRRQNRKKKKKK